A genome region from Piliocolobus tephrosceles isolate RC106 chromosome 8, ASM277652v3, whole genome shotgun sequence includes the following:
- the TAS2R39 gene encoding taste receptor type 2 member 39: protein MLGRCFPPDTKEKQQLRMIKLCDPAESELSPFLITLTLAVLLAEYLTGIIANGFITAIHAAEWVQNKSVSTSGRILVFLSVSRIALQSLMMLEITISSTSLSFYSEDAVYYAFKITFIFLNFCSLWFAAWLSFFYFVKIANFSYPLFLKLRWRISGLIPWLLWLSVFISFSHSMFCINICTGYCDNSFPIQLHSSNSTEKTYFSETSVVSLAFFFNLGIVIPLIMFILAAILLILSLKRHTLHMGSNATGSKDPSMEAHIGAIKATSYFLILYIFNAVALFIYLSNMFDINSLWNTLCQIIMAAYPASHSILLIKDNPGLRRAWKRLQLRLHLYPKEWTL, encoded by the coding sequence ATGCTAGGGAGATGTTTTCCTCCAGACACCAAAGAGAAGCAACAGCTCAGGATGATTAAACTCTGCGATCCTGCAGAAAGTGAATTGTCGCCATTTCTCATCACCTTAACTTTAGCAGTTTTACTTGCTGAATACCTCACTGGTATCATTGCAAATGGGTTCATCACGGCTATACATGCAGCTGAATGGGTTCAAAATAAGTCAGTTTCCACAAGTGGCAGGATCCTGGTTTTCCTGAGTGTCTCCAGAATAGCTCTCCAGAGCCTCATGATGTTAGAAATTACCATCAGCTCAACCTCCCTAAGTTTTTATTCTGAAGACGCTGTATATTATGCattcaaaataacttttatattcttaaatttttgtaGCCTATGGTTTGCTGCCTGGCTCAGTTTCTTCTACTTTGTGAAGATTGCCAATTTCTCCTACCCTCTTTTCCTCAAGCTGAGGTGGAGAATTTCTGGATTGATACCCTGGCTTCTATGGCTGTCTGTGTTTATTTCCTTCAGTCACAGCATGTTCTGCATCAACATCTGCACTGGGTATTGTGACAATTCTTTCCCTATCCAACTCCACTCTTCCAACTCCACTGAGAAAACATACTTCTCTGAGACCAGTGTGGTCAGTCTGGCTTTTTTCTTTAACCTGGGGATTGTGATTCCTCTGATCATGTTCATCCTGGCAGCCATTCTGCTGATCCTCTCTCTCAAGAGACACACCCTACACATGGGAAGCAATGCCACAGGGTCCAAGGACCCTAGCATGGAGGCTCACATTGGGGCCATCAAAGCTACCAGCTACTTTCTCATTCTCTACATTTTCAATGCAGTTGCTCTGTTTATCTACCTGTCCAACATGTTTGACATCAACAGTCTGTGGAATACTTTGTGCCAGATCATCATGGCTGCCTACCCTGCCAGCCACTCAATTCTATTGATTAAGGATAACCCTGGGTTGAGAAGAGCCTGGAAGCGGCTTCAGCTTCGACTTCATCTTTACCCAAAAGAGTGGACTCTGTGA